TCCTGCTGTGTCCAGGGCTTCTTTCTCAATGACGTAGCGAATCTTAACGCCAAACTTTTGACCATCTCCGAAATACTCTTGGATTTGAGTGGCCTGGTACCGAATATTCATCAAAATATCGGTTAATCCGACTTCTTTACACCGCTCAACCATCCAACTGAGAAAAGGGCGCTCGAAAAGGGGCAGCATGGGTTTAGGACTACGTAATGTGAGAGGTGATAGCCTTGTTCCTTTTCCACCAGCAATGATTACGGCTTGCATAGTTAACAACCTTAAGTTCTAAGAAGAATTTGGGTAAACTGTCAGTCAATATAACCAATCCCCTTGCCATTCCAATCTAATTGTGTAGAATCGTAGCGTTATGCGCAAAGGGAACCGTCGAAAGCCTAGAATCGTCGCCTTTTGTTAACCCTTCACACAAAATTACCGTGGCCGATAATACCTTCAAGAGTGCCAATGTAAAAAAAGGAGCATTTCCTACGAAACGCCAATCTAAGCATCGAGCTGCAAGTGGACCGAGACCTTCTCACAAACACCAAAAAATAACCGCAAAGCCTGTAAGGGCGAGCCGTGTTGGGACGCTATTTAGATGGGTAACTTGGGGGGTCACGTTTTCCTTCGCGATGACCCTCTCGGCTGGTTTGGGCGCAACCCTGGCATTGGTCATGCCTTTCCGTCTGCTCGGAGACACAGATGGTCCAGTGTCTTTGCCTGAACTACTCCAGGGCGGTTTGCGTTACGGCATTTCTCGCCCCGTTAACATCATTGTTTTGGGCGTTGATCTTAATCTTGAAGAACCTGAGGAAGGTGAAGAACGCGATCCGTTCAAAAGTCGTAGTGACACCATGCTGCTGGTTCGCCTAAATCCAGGTAATGATCGAGTCAGCATTTTATCGATTCCCCGCGATACCCGTGTGTCCATTCCAGATGTGGGGGTTACCAAAATTAATTCTGCTAATTGGTGGGGTGGGCCAGATTTAGTCACCGAAGTCGTCAGTACAACCTTGAACGATGTCCAAATTGATCGCTATGTCCGGGTGAGTACAGGTGCGTTTAGAGAGCTTGTAGATGTGGTTGACGGGGTTGAGGTGTATGTCCCGTTTGCCATGCAGTATGAGGATCAAACCCAAAAACTGAAGATTGATTTAGAACCTGGGCTACAAAAACTCAATGGCGTGGAAGCTGAGGGGTTTGTTCGGTTTCGAAATAATAATTTAGGCGATATTGGCCGTGCCCAGCGGCAACAAATTCTGCTGAAGGCATTGCAGAAGAAAATGGCTAATCCAGCGATGTTGACGCGTCTGCCTCAAATTTTGTCCGTTTTGCAAAAGCATATTGACTCTAATTTAAGTGTTGGAGAAATGCTGGCTTTGATGCAGTTCGGACTACAAGTGAATTCTGAACAGCTCCAGATGGTTCTGCTACCCGGCCGTTTCAGTGGTCCTGATGAGTATGAATTTAGTTTTTGGCTCATGGACTTAGCGGGGATGGACAGGGTAATGCAAACCTATTTCGAGGTTTCTCC
The genomic region above belongs to Acaryochloris sp. CCMEE 5410 and contains:
- a CDS encoding LCP family protein; protein product: MTLSAGLGATLALVMPFRLLGDTDGPVSLPELLQGGLRYGISRPVNIIVLGVDLNLEEPEEGEERDPFKSRSDTMLLVRLNPGNDRVSILSIPRDTRVSIPDVGVTKINSANWWGGPDLVTEVVSTTLNDVQIDRYVRVSTGAFRELVDVVDGVEVYVPFAMQYEDQTQKLKIDLEPGLQKLNGVEAEGFVRFRNNNLGDIGRAQRQQILLKALQKKMANPAMLTRLPQILSVLQKHIDSNLSVGEMLALMQFGLQVNSEQLQMVLLPGRFSGPDEYEFSFWLMDLAGMDRVMQTYFEVSPPEGYEIATRDPAQFKDIRIVVQNATDDPDGDLTMVEYLQEQGFYNIHYADDDWPESIAKTQIIPQWGDLESAEYLQALLKDSQLLANSTGDLGSDLTIRVGRDWLRNRPSSPSDS